A genomic region of Deltaproteobacteria bacterium contains the following coding sequences:
- a CDS encoding DUF2249 domain-containing protein gives MSEQVFELDIRQLPPASRHVKIFELWDQLGPGQSILLINDHDPKPLYYQFETEFTGKFAWQYEQEGPEDWVVTISKLH, from the coding sequence ATGAGCGAACAAGTTTTTGAACTGGATATAAGACAGCTTCCGCCTGCTTCACGGCATGTAAAAATATTCGAATTATGGGACCAATTGGGACCCGGACAATCAATCCTGCTTATCAACGATCATGACCCAAAACCGCTTTATTACCAGTTTGAGACAGAGTTTACCGGGAAGTTTGCATGGCAGTACGAGCAGGAAGGACCTGAAGACTGGGTTGTGACGATAAGTAAACTCCATTAG
- the nuoB gene encoding NADH-quinone oxidoreductase subunit NuoB, translating to MINLFLKIVRTPKNIIPVNTDDPEQAEIIAFGEKIQDKVKRLFRGSLSIRQIDAGSDNACEQELVALSNAFYDVERFGIHFVASPKHADMLMVTGPVTRNMAKALRRAYEATPDPKIVVAVGDDAINGGIYRGAYAVLDGVDTVVPVHYQIPGDPPSPKTILYHLLKIFNTLDRKPS from the coding sequence ATGATAAATCTTTTTTTGAAAATAGTGAGGACCCCCAAAAATATAATTCCGGTTAATACCGATGATCCCGAACAGGCGGAAATCATTGCCTTCGGCGAAAAAATACAGGACAAGGTAAAGCGATTGTTCAGAGGTTCCCTTTCCATAAGACAGATAGATGCTGGTTCCGACAATGCCTGCGAACAGGAACTCGTCGCCCTTTCCAATGCTTTCTATGATGTTGAACGTTTTGGTATCCATTTTGTAGCCTCCCCGAAACATGCGGATATGCTTATGGTAACCGGCCCAGTAACGAGGAACATGGCAAAAGCGCTGCGGCGGGCGTATGAAGCTACACCCGATCCAAAGATTGTAGTGGCTGTCGGAGACGATGCCATAAACGGCGGCATTTATAGAGGCGCTTATGCGGTGCTGGATGGAGTGGATACCGTAGTGCCGGTGCATTACCAGATTCCCGGAGACCCCCCGTCGCCAAAAACCATTCTCTATCACCTTCTCAAAATTTTCAACACACTGGACAGGAAGCCGTCATAA